In Arthrobacter sp. PAMC25284, a single genomic region encodes these proteins:
- a CDS encoding acyltransferase: MRELAAARRPCNTTLPALTGLRFLAALAVLVSHFDYSGLISVPAEAVEFLDRGRTAVALFFVLSGFILTYNYMGLSGSEDRTKFYASRLARVYPVTLLALGLGAVGVVYALTHPGSGRLVEWYSLEGASPFALPSSFLAQVTMTTAWFPVGSLNQPWNGPAWGIACEIFFYALFPLLIVKLRNLRFVRIAYVLIGGWAFQMLAILTARSFAPAEQVGFLAYQFPLMHLFEFVLGIATAVVFLRGGREWASPGSRRSLLLAGALIPLVLLAFFRPAQPAYLLMSPLFALLIFSLAVPPRGRRSFLASAPLVLLGEASFALYMIHTPLMNLYSIAYPPEAVGWLLMAGTAGVSIAVFRWFETPARIWTRATVLRIVPQPARKAA, from the coding sequence ATGCGGGAACTCGCGGCGGCGCGGCGGCCCTGCAATACAACGCTCCCGGCGCTGACCGGGTTGCGGTTTCTGGCGGCCCTGGCTGTCCTGGTTTCGCACTTCGATTACAGCGGGCTGATTTCAGTCCCAGCAGAGGCCGTCGAGTTCCTCGACCGGGGCCGCACGGCGGTTGCCCTTTTCTTCGTCCTGTCAGGGTTCATCCTGACGTACAACTACATGGGCCTCTCCGGTTCCGAAGACCGGACAAAGTTCTATGCCAGCAGGCTCGCCCGGGTTTACCCCGTCACCCTGCTCGCGCTCGGACTCGGTGCAGTCGGCGTTGTGTATGCGCTCACGCACCCTGGGAGCGGCCGGCTGGTGGAATGGTATTCGCTGGAGGGCGCCAGCCCATTCGCCCTTCCCAGCAGTTTCCTGGCTCAAGTGACCATGACAACCGCGTGGTTTCCTGTGGGCTCGTTGAATCAGCCGTGGAACGGCCCGGCGTGGGGCATCGCTTGCGAGATATTCTTCTATGCCCTGTTCCCGCTCCTGATTGTGAAGCTGCGCAACCTGCGGTTCGTCCGGATCGCATACGTCCTGATCGGAGGTTGGGCCTTTCAGATGCTGGCGATCCTGACGGCGCGGTCCTTCGCGCCGGCTGAACAGGTCGGCTTTCTGGCGTACCAGTTCCCGCTGATGCACCTCTTCGAATTCGTCCTCGGTATAGCGACGGCTGTGGTCTTCCTCCGCGGTGGCCGGGAATGGGCCTCCCCCGGATCCCGGCGCAGCCTGCTGCTCGCGGGGGCCCTCATTCCTCTTGTCCTGCTGGCATTCTTCCGGCCGGCGCAGCCTGCCTACCTTCTGATGAGTCCGCTCTTTGCCCTGCTTATCTTCAGCCTGGCCGTTCCGCCGAGGGGCCGCCGCAGCTTTCTCGCATCGGCGCCTCTCGTTCTCCTCGGCGAGGCGAGCTTCGCGCTCTACATGATCCACACCCCGCTGATGAACCTCTACAGCATCGCGTACCCCCCGGAAGCCGTGGGATGGTTGCTGATGGCCGGCACCGCCGGCGTGAGCATCGCGGTGTTCCGCTGGTTCGAAACGCCGGCCCGGATCTGGACGCGCGCAACCGTCCTGAGAATCGTGCCGCAGCCTGCCCGGAAAGCAGCCTAG
- a CDS encoding MBL fold metallo-hydrolase: MSRWLEVGPDNYVLTTQGSLLNTGLVVGSERAMVIDTGGGPRQGREILAAVREKTQLPLVVVNTHAHYDHFFGNAVFADDGVTEFWAHANCAAGIEENGDRQRRAVAGDEPEMAAGEGPEAELVVPNAIVKDQPVLVDLGGQRVTLFYLGHGHTDGDLLVGSATTLFAGDLVEQGAHPSFEDSYPEDWADALRHLSALRHRYEFLIPGHGEPVGDKFVRTMADTMGTAVRQATQSIRDTPGDATKAIPILPYGPEQSRWFIKRLQDTRPHH; the protein is encoded by the coding sequence ATGTCACGATGGCTCGAGGTCGGACCGGACAACTACGTCCTGACAACACAAGGTTCACTGCTGAACACCGGTCTGGTGGTGGGCTCTGAACGCGCGATGGTGATCGACACCGGCGGCGGCCCCCGGCAGGGACGCGAGATCCTGGCCGCAGTGAGGGAGAAGACCCAACTGCCGCTCGTCGTCGTTAACACGCATGCGCACTATGACCACTTTTTCGGCAATGCCGTGTTCGCCGACGACGGCGTCACAGAGTTTTGGGCGCACGCCAACTGCGCAGCGGGTATCGAAGAAAACGGTGACCGGCAGCGCCGTGCCGTCGCCGGAGACGAACCCGAAATGGCCGCTGGCGAAGGCCCGGAGGCGGAGCTCGTGGTCCCGAACGCGATCGTGAAGGACCAGCCGGTCCTCGTGGATCTGGGGGGCCAGCGGGTCACACTGTTCTACCTTGGACACGGGCACACCGACGGCGACCTGCTGGTCGGCTCTGCCACCACGCTCTTCGCCGGCGATCTCGTGGAACAAGGAGCGCACCCGTCGTTTGAGGACTCCTACCCGGAAGATTGGGCGGACGCCCTCCGGCACCTGTCGGCCCTGCGGCACCGGTACGAATTCCTGATTCCCGGGCACGGCGAGCCGGTGGGAGACAAGTTTGTCCGGACGATGGCCGACACCATGGGCACCGCGGTCCGGCAGGCCACCCAATCGATCCGTGACACGCCTGGCGATGCCACCAAGGCAATCCCGATCCTGCCCTACGGCCCGGAACAGTCGCGCTGGTTCATCAAGCGTCTGCAGGACACCCGGCCTCACCACTAG
- a CDS encoding carboxymuconolactone decarboxylase family protein, translated as MSILHTPSDAGATGLTAEIYQENLRSLGHVPSQTKAAALNPEAYRAWESLVHAISTSLGPRRYELVVLAAAKAAGSEHYLLEHGLRALEVFDEDQLRHIAKDFRSAGLSPDEVAMMDFAAKASTDPASMSDVDSLILRDQGFNDREILDITLAAGACTYFSRVMLALVVEVDVPSGLSAGLKEALLGAHR; from the coding sequence CATTCTGCACACACCGTCAGATGCAGGCGCCACCGGCCTCACTGCCGAGATCTACCAGGAGAACCTCCGCTCGCTGGGCCATGTGCCCAGCCAAACCAAGGCAGCCGCCCTCAACCCCGAGGCCTACCGTGCTTGGGAGTCCCTGGTCCACGCCATCAGCACTTCCCTGGGCCCGCGCCGGTACGAGCTCGTGGTGCTGGCCGCGGCAAAGGCCGCCGGCTCGGAGCACTACCTGCTGGAACATGGCCTGAGAGCTCTCGAGGTCTTCGATGAGGACCAGTTGCGCCACATCGCCAAGGACTTCCGCAGCGCCGGGCTGTCCCCGGACGAGGTGGCCATGATGGACTTCGCGGCGAAAGCCAGCACCGATCCGGCGTCCATGTCCGACGTCGATTCGCTCATCCTCCGCGACCAGGGCTTTAACGACCGCGAGATCCTCGACATTACGCTGGCAGCTGGTGCATGCACCTACTTCAGCCGGGTCATGCTCGCCCTGGTTGTGGAGGTCGATGTTCCTTCCGGGCTAAGCGCCGGGTTGAAAGAGGCCTTGCTGGGAGCACACCGGTAA